In Candidatus Promineifilum breve, one genomic interval encodes:
- a CDS encoding asparagine synthetase B family protein gives MNAPANLYYDHDQSAPPPGLDWLGDWLLTFTPQPVAGLPARRPGMAWQTAWSGASSALWRGDPAGGWRGLPLTRVATPAWAAWLAGELYGTPDPAAAVAAVLMGDAPAAALNGHFLLLAYHQPADEWHVWTNRHATVHAYLATANDRAVVGTFMPAVAAAAGRAELDWEALTAFFGFGFCAGDRTQWQGVRILRPATHYRLDGRGRLLSEECYWEWRHAPDATRSYQDTLAEFAALFGDVMGDLMAEGRLAVPISGGLDSRSTVATMRATDAGADRRWAYSYGYSDDSIETRIAGRVAAARGLPFDTFTIQPYLFRQLPGVVAAVEGFSDVTQCRQAAIVDVIAQRADYLIAAHLGDLYLDDMGLVGAAPGSLGEDELTGVALKKIRKGGSDWLLANLCAPRLGREEPEPLLRRLAADELARLSAIAEPDFRIKAFKVDQWCTRWTTVALRMFQAAAFPRLPFYDTRLADFFLTVPTEFVAGRRLQIDYLKRYAPDLAAIDWQQTGSSLFRAGRPDPLATARRAVNKGRRVLSGRAVIERNWEVQFLGPEGRRGLTAWLLRPGLRLHEFVAPQVIADLLAAFQAAPLVDKRGYTVSMLLTFSAWLELFGGGGGAR, from the coding sequence ATGAACGCTCCGGCAAACCTCTACTACGACCACGACCAGTCCGCGCCGCCGCCGGGCCTCGATTGGCTCGGCGATTGGCTGCTGACCTTTACCCCGCAGCCGGTCGCCGGGCTGCCCGCGCGCCGGCCGGGAATGGCCTGGCAGACGGCGTGGTCGGGGGCGTCATCGGCGCTATGGCGGGGCGACCCGGCCGGCGGCTGGCGCGGCCTGCCGCTGACGCGCGTGGCGACGCCGGCGTGGGCGGCCTGGCTCGCCGGCGAGCTGTATGGCACGCCCGACCCGGCCGCGGCCGTCGCCGCCGTGCTGATGGGTGACGCGCCGGCCGCCGCGCTGAATGGTCATTTCTTGTTGCTGGCCTATCATCAGCCGGCCGACGAGTGGCACGTCTGGACCAACCGCCACGCCACAGTCCACGCCTATCTGGCGACGGCCAACGACCGCGCCGTCGTGGGCACATTCATGCCCGCCGTGGCCGCCGCCGCCGGCCGCGCCGAACTGGATTGGGAAGCGCTGACCGCTTTCTTCGGCTTCGGCTTTTGCGCCGGCGACCGGACCCAGTGGCAAGGGGTGCGCATCTTGCGCCCGGCCACCCATTACCGGCTCGACGGCCGCGGCCGTCTGTTGAGCGAGGAATGCTATTGGGAGTGGCGACACGCGCCGGACGCCACGCGCTCCTATCAGGACACGCTGGCCGAATTCGCCGCGCTTTTCGGCGACGTGATGGGCGATTTGATGGCCGAGGGCCGCCTGGCCGTGCCCATCTCCGGCGGCCTCGATTCACGTTCGACCGTGGCGACGATGCGCGCCACCGACGCCGGCGCGGATCGCCGCTGGGCCTACTCCTATGGCTATAGCGACGACTCCATCGAAACGCGCATCGCCGGCCGGGTGGCCGCCGCTCGCGGCCTGCCCTTCGACACGTTTACCATCCAACCCTACCTGTTCCGGCAATTGCCCGGCGTCGTGGCGGCGGTCGAGGGCTTTTCCGACGTCACCCAATGCCGCCAGGCGGCCATCGTCGATGTCATTGCTCAGCGGGCCGATTATCTCATCGCCGCGCATCTGGGTGATCTCTACCTGGACGACATGGGGCTGGTGGGCGCCGCGCCCGGTTCGCTTGGCGAGGACGAATTAACCGGCGTGGCCCTCAAGAAAATCCGCAAGGGGGGCAGCGATTGGTTATTGGCTAACCTGTGCGCCCCACGACTGGGCCGGGAGGAGCCGGAACCTCTGCTGCGCCGGCTGGCGGCCGATGAACTGGCCCGCCTGTCGGCCATTGCCGAGCCGGATTTCCGCATCAAGGCGTTCAAGGTCGATCAATGGTGCACCCGTTGGACGACCGTGGCCCTGCGCATGTTCCAGGCCGCCGCCTTCCCGCGCCTGCCCTTCTACGATACGCGGCTGGCCGATTTCTTCCTGACCGTGCCGACCGAATTCGTCGCCGGGCGGCGCTTGCAGATCGATTATCTGAAGCGTTACGCGCCCGATCTGGCGGCCATCGATTGGCAGCAGACGGGATCGAGCCTGTTCCGCGCCGGGCGACCCGACCCGCTGGCGACGGCGCGGCGGGCGGTCAACAAGGGGCGGCGCGTGCTCAGCGGGCGCGCGGTCATCGAGCGCAACTGGGAAGTGCAATTCCTCGGCCCCGAGGGCCGGCGCGGCCTGACGGCGTGGTTGCTGCGGCCCGGCTTACGCCTGCATGAGTTCGTCGCCCCCCAGGTCATCGCCGACCTGCTGGCCGCGTTCCAGGCCGCGCCGCTGGTCGATAAGCGCGGCTATACCGTCTCGATGCTGCTGACGTTTTCCGCCTGGCTGGAGCTATTTGGCGGCGGAGGCGGGGCGCGATGA